GCACGTCACCCGAGCCGGCCTGCGCGATGAAGGCGGTCATCGTGAGCATCCCCTCGAGCGGGTTCCAGCTGAGGTTGGCCTGCCCGCCCGCGGCGACCGTGACGATCATCGTCTCGCCGATCGCCCGGGACACACCGAGCACGATGGCCGCGACGATGCCGGAGACAGCAGCCGGAACCACCACCCGGGTCGCCACGAGCATCTTCGAGCTGCCCAGCGCGTAGGCGCCGTCGCGCAGGCTCCGGGGCACCGCGGACATGGCGTCCTCCGACAACGAGGCGACCGTCGGGATGATCATGATGCCCATGACGAACCCCGCCACCAAGGCGTTGAAGATCGCCGGTCCGTCGCCGACCGGCCAGATGTCGCGCAGGAAGGGGGTGATGCCCTTGAGAGCGAAGAAGCCGTAGACCACGGTCGGCACCCCGGCGAGGACCTCCAGGGCCGGCTTGAGCACCCGACGGGTCCGGTCGGCCGCGTACTCGCTGAGGTAGATGGCGGCACCGACGCCCAACGGGATCGCGACGGCCATGGCGATCACCGTGATGAGGATCGTGGCGCTGACGAGGGGAAGCACCCCGTAGGACGGGTCGGCGAACAGCGGGGTCCACCGCGTCCCCGTGAAGAACTCCGTGAAGGAGATCTGGCGGAAGAACTCCTCGGTGGGGATCGCGACGGCGATCACGATGCCGATAGTCGTGACGACCGAGACGAGCGCTGCCGCGAAGAGCATGACCTCGATGAGGCGCTCGCCGTAGCGCGGCCGCGACTTCCGCAGCGACCTGCCTGCGAAAGTCACGGCCGCGCCGGGTCGGGTGGGTGCCATCGTCACCCGACCAGCGAGTCGTACGCGGACTGCGCCTCGCTCTTCTGCTCGTCGTTCAGCGGGATGAACTGAGCCGCCTCGGCGATGTCCGCGTCGTTGGCCAGGTAGAACTCGAGGAAGGCCTTGACCTGCGGCTTGTCGATCGAGGCCTTTGCCGGGTAGATGAACAGAGGGCGCGAGAGCGGGGTGTAGGTGCCGTCCTGAGCCGTCTCCGCGCTCGGGGCGACGCAGCCGTCACCGCTGTCGACCTCCAAGGCCTTGAGGGTGTCGCTGTTCTCCTCGAAGTAGGTGTAGCCGAAGTAGCCGAGGCCGCCCTTGCTGCCCGAGACGCCCTGGACGATGACGTTGTCGTCCTCGGACGGCGAGTAGTCCTCCCGGCTGGCCCCTTCCTCACCGTTGATCACGTCGGTGAAGTAGTCGAAGGTGCCGGAGTCGGTGCCGGGCCCGAACAGCTCGAGCTTCTCGTCGGGGTAGCTCGAGTCGACGTCCTGCCACGACGTGACCTTCGACCCCGGCTCCCAGATCGCCTTGAGCTGGCCGGTCGTGAGGCAGTCGACCCAGTCGTTCTCGCTGCTCACGACGACCGTGAGCGCGTCGTTCGCGACCGGGATCTCGGTGTACTCGATGCCCGCGTCCGCGCAGACGGGAGCCTCCTCCGCGTCGTCGATGGGCCGGGACGCGTCCGAGATGTCGGTCTCGTCGGCGCAGAACTTCTCGAAGCCTCCGCCGGTGCCTGACGTGCCGACGGTGACGTTCACCCCGGGCTGCTCCTCCTTGAAGAGCTCCGCGGCGGCGGTGGTGAGGGGTGCGACCGTGCTGGAGCCGTCGACCTTCACAGCACCGGACAGCGAGCTGTCCCCGTTCTCGGAGGCGTTGGCGCTGTCGGTGTTGTTGTCCCCGCCGCATCCGCTGAGCAGGAGCGCGCCGACGGCCAGAGGCACCGCCAGGCGGGAGATACGCGTGAGCTTCACAGGGTTGTCCCTCCAAGGACCTGAGTCGTCGTGTGTCGTCTCCGACACGGCGGACGCTAGGGACCGGAGATGACTCGGGATCCGGAGGCAGATGAACGAGGGGTGAACAGCGGCTCTCGTCTTGGACGGCTCAGCTGATGCAGAACTCGTTGCCCTCCGGGTCCTGCATCACGACGTAGTAGACCGGGTCTTCCGGGTCGTCGTGCCGGTCGCGGCGCTGGACGGTCGCGCCGCGACCCACGGCCTCGATGACGGTGGTCTCCACCAGCTCGATCCTGCGGTCCATCGAGAGCGCCGCGTCCCGCCCGGTGGGGTAGAGGTCGAGGTGCAGCCGGTTCTTGCCGGCCTTGGTCTCCGGCACCGTCTGGAACCAGATCGGCGGTTTCAGTCCCTCTGGGTCGAAGAGGCGGTCGGCGAACTCGGGCCCGCTCCCGAGCCGTGCCCGGTAGAGCGCGTGCCAGGTGGTGTCCGGCGTCGCTGGTGGCGACGGCTGGTAGCCGAGGAGCGGGGCGTAGAACCGGGCCAGCCGAGCCGGGTCGTTGGCGTCGATCGTCAGCTGCCAGAACACCATGGGGCGACGTTAGCCGT
This genomic stretch from Actinomycetes bacterium harbors:
- a CDS encoding VOC family protein, translated to MVFWQLTIDANDPARLARFYAPLLGYQPSPPATPDTTWHALYRARLGSGPEFADRLFDPEGLKPPIWFQTVPETKAGKNRLHLDLYPTGRDAALSMDRRIELVETTVIEAVGRGATVQRRDRHDDPEDPVYYVVMQDPEGNEFCIS
- a CDS encoding PstS family phosphate ABC transporter substrate-binding protein; translated protein: MKLTRISRLAVPLAVGALLLSGCGGDNNTDSANASENGDSSLSGAVKVDGSSTVAPLTTAAAELFKEEQPGVNVTVGTSGTGGGFEKFCADETDISDASRPIDDAEEAPVCADAGIEYTEIPVANDALTVVVSSENDWVDCLTTGQLKAIWEPGSKVTSWQDVDSSYPDEKLELFGPGTDSGTFDYFTDVINGEEGASREDYSPSEDDNVIVQGVSGSKGGLGYFGYTYFEENSDTLKALEVDSGDGCVAPSAETAQDGTYTPLSRPLFIYPAKASIDKPQVKAFLEFYLANDADIAEAAQFIPLNDEQKSEAQSAYDSLVG
- the pstC gene encoding phosphate ABC transporter permease subunit PstC; translation: MAPTRPGAAVTFAGRSLRKSRPRYGERLIEVMLFAAALVSVVTTIGIVIAVAIPTEEFFRQISFTEFFTGTRWTPLFADPSYGVLPLVSATILITVIAMAVAIPLGVGAAIYLSEYAADRTRRVLKPALEVLAGVPTVVYGFFALKGITPFLRDIWPVGDGPAIFNALVAGFVMGIMIIPTVASLSEDAMSAVPRSLRDGAYALGSSKMLVATRVVVPAAVSGIVAAIVLGVSRAIGETMIVTVAAGGQANLSWNPLEGMLTMTAFIAQAGSGDVPTGSIDYKTIFAVASLLFVMTFALNLFSIRLVRKYREVYE